In Rubrivirga marina, the following are encoded in one genomic region:
- a CDS encoding GNAT family N-acetyltransferase has translation MAGSDLSVRPAALDDLPFVSQDGYLPGGVARRKVEDGDVFVAWRGDERVGYLRLEWLWSAVPYIALVRVPALHRRHGVGRALLAAAEAEAARRGQPALYSSSQADEPEPQAWHRHVGFEECGLIAGLNEGGVGEVFFRKAVAGAAR, from the coding sequence ATGGCCGGCTCCGACCTCTCCGTTCGTCCCGCAGCTCTCGATGATCTCCCGTTCGTTTCTCAGGACGGCTACCTCCCGGGGGGCGTCGCCCGGCGGAAGGTGGAGGACGGCGACGTCTTCGTCGCGTGGCGTGGAGACGAGCGCGTCGGGTACCTCCGCCTGGAGTGGCTGTGGTCGGCCGTCCCGTACATCGCACTCGTTCGCGTGCCGGCGCTCCACCGCCGGCATGGGGTCGGACGGGCGCTCCTCGCGGCCGCTGAAGCCGAGGCGGCCCGGCGCGGTCAGCCGGCTCTCTACAGCTCGTCGCAAGCCGATGAGCCAGAGCCCCAGGCGTGGCACCGCCACGTCGGGTTCGAAGAGTGCGGTCTGATCGCGGGACTCAACGAGGGCGGGGTCGGGGAGGTGTTCTTCCGAAAAGCCGTTGCCGGGGCGGCTCGCTAG
- a CDS encoding DUF5916 domain-containing protein, producing MVTLYRLVLAVLLLAPSLAVAQGTRPPADDLALRAVPVGKADEPRVDGRLDEAVWATAPKAGDFVQRVPNPGDPASERTEVAVLYGDAALYVGFTCWVRDPATIVARLARRDEFVGSDLVAVMFDSYDDDRTGFFFGVTAAGVEQDLLLYNDTNEDSSWDAVWDGKAARFEDETGAGYTVEMRIPFSQLRYQTGPGPEVWGVEFQRRVPATGEDTFWAPILPDVDGVVSRFGRLDGLDVQRAPRQVEILPYAVAQLDRAPGDVADPFYSENDVSPNVGFDAKVGLTSNLTLTATVNPDFGQVEADPAVVNLSQFEVFFDERRPFFVEGVDIFNYGRTLTNNVSYRPTFFYSRRIGRSPVRDVGGPGIAYVDSPTQTPIATAVKVSGKMGPWSVGLLDAVTLEESARYVTSDGDRLTTPVEPLSNYLVGRVRRDFRQGGTVVGGIVTAANRRMGGEGLFDALTPSGAYLGGVDFEHRFAERRWSVSGVAAASTVHGDAAYLTRVQNGPQRYFGRPDADHLEVDPTRTSLSGFYSELSVQRSVESSWDASLTGNVVTPGFEINDLGFQSRADVATLNYFVGRREAEPAWLRQYSLYHYGGAGMNFDGDRVQHYYGFGSYAEFPNRWSANAGLQFTAPQQNDRLTRGGPIAARPPDWGLDLGVSTDESKKVSGGISGGYRTEFANDYAGAPPEYDQYVGAELTVRPSNALSISIEPEYSRELDTDQFVRFVEAAEAASTFGTRYVFADIRQEAFSLGLRTNWTFTPDLSLQLYAQPFVLSGRYSNYKEFTTPGSYDFDVYGVVRGSATPVTNDSGAVTGFTIDPGDGGDPFEVEDVDFNFRSLRGNAVLRWEYRPGSTVFLVWQQLRNESALYDGFGVGEELGEVFRAPVQNVFLIKASYWFGL from the coding sequence GTGGTCACTCTCTACCGTCTGGTCCTCGCTGTCCTCCTGCTGGCGCCCTCCCTCGCGGTCGCTCAAGGCACCCGGCCTCCCGCTGACGACCTCGCCCTCCGGGCGGTCCCCGTGGGGAAGGCCGACGAGCCTCGCGTCGACGGGCGCCTCGACGAGGCCGTCTGGGCCACGGCCCCGAAGGCCGGCGACTTCGTCCAGCGCGTCCCGAACCCCGGCGACCCGGCCAGCGAGCGGACCGAGGTGGCCGTGCTCTACGGCGATGCCGCGCTCTACGTCGGGTTCACGTGCTGGGTCCGGGACCCCGCGACGATCGTCGCGCGCCTCGCCCGCCGCGACGAGTTCGTCGGGAGCGACCTCGTCGCGGTCATGTTCGACTCATACGACGACGACCGGACGGGCTTCTTCTTCGGCGTGACGGCGGCCGGCGTCGAGCAGGACCTCCTCCTGTACAACGACACGAACGAGGACAGCTCGTGGGATGCCGTCTGGGACGGGAAGGCCGCTCGCTTCGAGGACGAGACGGGCGCCGGCTACACCGTCGAGATGCGGATCCCGTTCTCGCAGCTCCGCTACCAGACGGGCCCCGGGCCCGAGGTCTGGGGCGTCGAGTTCCAGCGCCGCGTGCCGGCCACGGGCGAGGACACGTTCTGGGCGCCGATCCTTCCCGACGTCGACGGCGTCGTCTCGCGGTTCGGCCGGCTCGACGGGCTCGACGTCCAGCGCGCGCCGCGGCAGGTCGAGATCCTGCCCTACGCCGTGGCCCAACTCGACCGCGCGCCGGGCGACGTCGCCGACCCGTTCTACTCCGAGAACGACGTGTCGCCGAACGTCGGGTTCGACGCCAAGGTCGGGCTGACGTCGAACCTCACGCTGACGGCCACGGTGAACCCGGACTTCGGGCAGGTCGAGGCCGACCCGGCCGTCGTGAACCTGTCGCAGTTCGAGGTCTTCTTCGACGAGCGCCGGCCGTTCTTCGTCGAGGGCGTCGACATCTTCAACTACGGCCGGACCCTGACGAATAACGTGTCCTATCGGCCGACGTTCTTCTACTCGCGGCGGATCGGGCGGTCGCCCGTACGCGACGTGGGCGGGCCGGGCATCGCGTACGTCGACAGCCCCACGCAGACGCCGATCGCGACGGCGGTCAAGGTGAGCGGGAAGATGGGCCCGTGGTCGGTCGGCCTGCTCGATGCCGTGACGCTGGAGGAATCCGCCCGCTACGTGACGTCCGACGGGGACCGGCTCACGACGCCGGTCGAGCCGCTCTCGAACTACCTCGTCGGGCGCGTCCGCCGCGACTTCCGGCAGGGCGGGACGGTCGTCGGCGGGATCGTCACGGCCGCGAACCGGCGGATGGGCGGCGAGGGCCTGTTCGACGCGCTCACGCCGTCGGGCGCGTACCTGGGCGGGGTCGACTTCGAGCACCGGTTCGCCGAGCGGCGGTGGTCGGTGAGCGGCGTGGCCGCGGCCTCGACCGTCCACGGCGACGCAGCCTATCTCACGCGGGTCCAGAACGGCCCCCAGCGCTACTTCGGCCGCCCCGACGCCGACCACCTCGAGGTCGACCCGACGCGGACCTCGCTCAGCGGGTTCTACTCTGAGCTCTCGGTCCAGCGGAGCGTCGAGAGCTCGTGGGACGCCTCGCTGACGGGCAACGTGGTCACGCCGGGCTTCGAGATCAACGACCTCGGCTTCCAGTCGCGCGCCGACGTCGCGACGCTCAACTACTTCGTGGGCCGCCGCGAGGCGGAGCCGGCCTGGCTCCGCCAGTACAGTCTCTACCACTACGGTGGGGCCGGGATGAACTTCGACGGAGACCGCGTGCAGCACTACTACGGGTTCGGCAGCTACGCCGAGTTCCCCAACCGGTGGTCCGCCAACGCCGGGCTGCAGTTCACGGCGCCGCAGCAGAACGACCGGCTCACGCGCGGCGGCCCCATCGCCGCGCGCCCGCCCGACTGGGGCCTCGACCTCGGCGTCTCGACGGACGAGAGCAAGAAAGTCTCCGGTGGGATCTCGGGCGGCTACCGGACCGAGTTCGCCAACGACTACGCCGGCGCGCCGCCGGAGTACGACCAGTACGTCGGGGCCGAGCTGACCGTCCGGCCCAGCAACGCGCTCTCCATCTCGATCGAGCCCGAGTACAGCCGGGAGCTCGACACCGACCAGTTCGTCCGGTTCGTCGAGGCCGCCGAGGCCGCGTCCACGTTCGGCACGCGGTACGTCTTCGCCGACATCCGGCAGGAGGCGTTCAGCCTCGGCCTCCGCACGAACTGGACGTTCACGCCCGACCTCTCGCTCCAGCTCTACGCCCAGCCGTTCGTCCTCTCGGGCCGGTACTCGAACTACAAGGAGTTCACGACGCCGGGCTCGTACGACTTCGACGTGTACGGCGTCGTGCGCGGCTCGGCCACGCCGGTCACGAACGACTCGGGCGCCGTGACGGGCTTCACCATCGACCCCGGCGACGGCGGCGACCCGTTCGAGGTGGAGGACGTCGACTTCAACTTCCGCTCGCTACGCGGCAACGCCGTGTTGCGGTGGGAGTACCGGCCGGGGAGCACGGTCTTCCTCGTGTGGCAGCAGCTCCGCAACGAGTCGGCGTTGTACGACGGCTTCGGCGTGGGGGAGGAGTTGGGCGAGGTGTTTCGCGCGCCGGTCCAGAACGTGTTCCTGATCAAGGCCTCGTACTGGTTCGGGCTGTGA
- a CDS encoding DUF3224 domain-containing protein: MDHPAPLTSAFDVTGWDETPTDEPSTGPRLARATVRKTFRGDLDGESVAELLLCQEDPSDPSAGAGYVASEVVTGRLAGRAGTFVVQHGGVVGGGDPPRSFGNVVPGSGTGELAGLSGTVTYAADADGHRVTLDLRWPD; this comes from the coding sequence ATGGACCACCCCGCGCCCCTCACCTCCGCCTTCGACGTCACCGGTTGGGACGAGACCCCGACCGACGAGCCCTCGACCGGCCCCCGCCTCGCCCGCGCCACCGTCCGCAAGACGTTCCGCGGCGACCTCGACGGCGAGAGCGTGGCCGAGCTCCTGCTGTGCCAGGAGGACCCGTCCGACCCGAGCGCCGGCGCCGGCTACGTGGCCTCCGAGGTCGTGACCGGGAGGCTTGCCGGGCGCGCGGGGACGTTCGTCGTCCAGCACGGCGGCGTGGTCGGCGGGGGCGACCCGCCGCGGTCGTTCGGGAACGTCGTGCCCGGGTCCGGGACGGGCGAGCTGGCGGGCCTCTCCGGCACCGTGACCTACGCCGCCGACGCCGACGGCCACCGCGTCACGCTCGACCTCCGCTGGCCCGACTGA
- a CDS encoding prolyl oligopeptidase family serine peptidase, translated as MRRLRTVLLVLALAAVPTAAQPAAPVRVVVDTLHGVVVEDPYRWMEAEAEAEVQAFYRAQAAHADSVLARIPGRDALAAEIEGVLAEDTGLWGLWPTAGPLVTRRLVPGADEPALFVRDTPDAPERLLLDPSTLTLGGRRFDFRGLHPAPDGRHVALSLAADGDTEPTLLVLDVATGAFEDRIGPVLWGSSSGFGAAWLPDGSGFFYTTNDATPDTPETERYWRGRVVLHRLGTDPSEDVAVFGHGLSEAVPFEPHFTPFVSTGAASGHVAVRVWRGGPTQEVWTAPLDALDGPRTPWRQVIPPTDVLEGVALHGDALYVMTADGAPRYRIVRLALDGSGRADEVLPEGEGVLLAMAAARDALYAVRREGGTSRILRAPHDGSAVTEVPLPAPGLARLTAFPGRDGTFVRVRSWIEPDRAYHYDPSTGALVLAGLEPEPVFDPSPYRVVNTHAPAADGTRIPLTLVHRRDLALDGDRPVHLYGYGSFGSSVDPYFAPFLSTWLDRGGVYAVAHVRGGGEGGEAWHEAGRGANKPVAVADFIASAEHLVREGYTRPGRIGIEGASAGSVLIDNAVIDRPDLFGAAVFAVGVGDEVRAYYTAGGARNLAEFGSLDSADGVRSLLAVSALHRVRDDVEYPPVLFVSGATDYVLPLWQTGKLVARMQAAQAGPAPLLWRIDWQGGHSGGSSNAVFARETAMLYSFLFWRLGHPEFQPAR; from the coding sequence ATGCGCCGCCTCCGAACGGTCCTCCTCGTGCTTGCCCTCGCCGCTGTGCCCACCGCCGCGCAGCCAGCCGCGCCGGTGCGCGTGGTCGTGGACACCCTCCACGGCGTCGTGGTCGAGGACCCCTACCGCTGGATGGAGGCCGAGGCCGAGGCCGAGGTGCAGGCGTTCTACCGCGCGCAGGCCGCCCACGCCGACTCCGTCCTCGCCCGGATCCCCGGTCGCGACGCGCTCGCCGCCGAGATCGAGGGCGTGCTCGCCGAGGACACCGGGTTGTGGGGGCTGTGGCCGACGGCCGGCCCGCTCGTCACCCGCCGTCTCGTCCCGGGCGCCGACGAGCCGGCGCTGTTCGTGCGCGACACGCCCGACGCTCCCGAGCGCCTGCTCCTCGACCCCTCCACGCTCACGCTCGGCGGGCGCCGGTTCGACTTCCGCGGCCTCCACCCCGCCCCCGACGGGCGGCACGTCGCCCTCAGCCTCGCCGCCGACGGCGACACCGAGCCGACGCTCCTCGTGCTGGACGTGGCGACGGGTGCCTTCGAGGACCGCATCGGGCCGGTGCTCTGGGGGAGCAGCAGCGGCTTCGGCGCCGCGTGGCTGCCCGACGGCTCCGGCTTCTTCTACACGACGAACGACGCCACGCCCGACACGCCCGAGACCGAGCGCTACTGGCGCGGGCGCGTCGTGCTGCATCGACTGGGCACCGACCCGTCCGAGGACGTGGCGGTGTTCGGGCACGGCCTCTCGGAGGCGGTCCCGTTCGAGCCTCATTTTACCCCGTTCGTCTCGACGGGCGCGGCCTCGGGCCACGTCGCCGTGCGCGTGTGGCGCGGTGGGCCGACGCAGGAGGTCTGGACCGCTCCGCTCGACGCCCTCGACGGGCCGCGCACGCCCTGGCGGCAGGTGATCCCCCCGACCGACGTGCTGGAAGGGGTCGCCCTCCACGGTGACGCGCTCTACGTCATGACCGCCGACGGCGCCCCGCGCTACCGGATCGTCCGGCTCGCCCTCGACGGCTCGGGCCGCGCCGACGAGGTGCTTCCTGAAGGCGAGGGCGTGCTCCTCGCGATGGCGGCCGCCCGCGACGCCCTTTACGCCGTCCGCCGCGAGGGCGGCACGTCGAGGATCCTCCGGGCGCCCCACGACGGCAGCGCCGTCACCGAGGTGCCGCTGCCCGCCCCCGGCCTCGCGCGGCTGACCGCGTTCCCCGGCCGCGACGGCACGTTCGTGCGCGTCCGCTCGTGGATCGAGCCGGACCGCGCCTACCACTACGACCCGTCGACGGGCGCGCTCGTGCTCGCTGGGCTGGAGCCGGAGCCCGTCTTCGACCCGTCGCCCTACAGGGTCGTGAACACGCACGCCCCGGCGGCCGACGGGACGAGGATCCCGCTCACGCTCGTCCACCGTCGCGACCTCGCGCTCGACGGCGACCGGCCGGTTCATCTCTACGGCTACGGCTCGTTCGGGTCGTCTGTGGATCCGTACTTCGCGCCGTTCCTCTCGACGTGGCTCGACCGGGGCGGCGTCTATGCCGTGGCGCACGTTCGGGGCGGCGGCGAGGGCGGCGAGGCGTGGCACGAGGCGGGACGCGGCGCAAACAAGCCCGTCGCCGTGGCCGACTTCATCGCGAGCGCCGAGCACCTCGTCCGCGAGGGCTACACGCGGCCGGGGCGGATCGGGATCGAGGGCGCGAGCGCGGGGAGCGTGCTCATCGACAACGCCGTGATCGACCGGCCCGACCTGTTCGGCGCGGCCGTGTTCGCCGTCGGCGTCGGCGACGAGGTGCGGGCGTACTACACCGCCGGCGGGGCGCGCAACCTGGCCGAGTTCGGCTCGCTCGACAGCGCCGACGGCGTGCGGTCGCTGCTGGCCGTGAGCGCGCTCCACCGCGTTCGCGACGACGTCGAATACCCGCCGGTACTCTTCGTGAGTGGGGCGACGGACTACGTGCTCCCGCTGTGGCAGACCGGCAAGCTCGTCGCGCGGATGCAGGCGGCGCAGGCCGGCCCGGCCCCGCTCCTCTGGCGGATCGACTGGCAGGGCGGACACTCGGGGGGGTCCTCGAACGCCGTGTTCGCTCGCGAAACCGCCATGCTCTACAGCTTCCTCTTCTGGCGCCTCGGCCACCCCGAGTTCCAACCCGCCCGATGA
- a CDS encoding serine hydrolase domain-containing protein, with product MALAAPRAIAQIDRPTPDELAAFDAFADSFLTERTIPGALVALASGGEVVLTRTYGLADVELAVPVSDSTVFEIGSISKQFVAVAVMRLVEEGALGLDDPIQQHLPEIPSEWYGATVRQLLTHTSGIPDYEEIRSYDVYRFRLTPEEIIQIAHSRPMDFPPGTGWYYSNTGYVLLSRIVERVEGQPLGRVLATRIFGPLGMTQTRLADPEAIIPHRASGYWVDRTGALINRPPTETSSTLGAGGLLSSARDLARWDAALDGAALLSEASKAEMWAPVAAPGLEAPEYGFGWELAPYRGLRTHRHSGQVAGFTAYFARFPDQDAAVIVFLNRYQAQSWPLIERALDTLVPGLDPPE from the coding sequence GTGGCGCTCGCCGCTCCCCGCGCCATCGCCCAGATCGATCGCCCCACGCCCGATGAACTGGCGGCCTTCGACGCCTTCGCCGACTCGTTCCTGACCGAGCGGACCATTCCCGGCGCGCTCGTCGCCCTCGCCTCGGGCGGCGAGGTCGTGCTGACGCGGACGTACGGCCTGGCCGACGTCGAACTGGCCGTGCCCGTCAGCGACAGCACGGTGTTCGAGATCGGGTCGATCAGCAAGCAGTTCGTCGCCGTCGCGGTGATGCGGCTGGTCGAGGAAGGCGCACTCGGCCTCGACGACCCGATCCAACAGCACCTGCCCGAGATCCCGAGCGAGTGGTACGGCGCGACGGTCCGCCAGCTGCTCACCCACACGTCGGGCATCCCGGACTACGAGGAGATCCGGAGCTACGACGTGTACCGGTTCCGGCTCACGCCGGAGGAGATCATCCAGATCGCCCACTCGCGGCCGATGGACTTCCCGCCGGGGACCGGCTGGTACTACAGCAACACGGGGTACGTCCTCCTCAGCCGGATCGTGGAGCGGGTCGAGGGCCAGCCGCTCGGGCGCGTGCTGGCGACCCGCATCTTCGGGCCGCTCGGCATGACGCAGACCCGCCTCGCCGACCCCGAGGCCATCATCCCCCATCGGGCCTCGGGCTACTGGGTCGACCGGACGGGCGCCCTCATCAACCGCCCGCCGACGGAGACGTCGTCGACGTTGGGCGCGGGCGGGCTGCTGTCGTCGGCCCGCGACCTCGCGCGTTGGGACGCGGCCCTCGACGGCGCCGCCCTCCTCTCGGAGGCGTCCAAGGCCGAGATGTGGGCGCCGGTCGCGGCCCCTGGCCTCGAGGCGCCCGAGTACGGGTTCGGGTGGGAGCTCGCGCCGTACCGCGGGCTCCGGACGCACCGGCACAGCGGGCAGGTGGCCGGCTTCACGGCCTACTTCGCGCGCTTCCCCGATCAGGACGCGGCGGTCATCGTGTTCCTCAACCGGTACCAGGCGCAGTCGTGGCCGCTCATCGAGCGGGCGCTCGACACGCTCGTTCCCGGACTCGACCCCCCGGAGTAG
- a CDS encoding aminotransferase class V-fold PLP-dependent enzyme, translating into MTDRRTFLAHTAGTLGVLALAPSAWGAAHEAARTLTSRLDVALDRLGRPGPARLADDEAFWAEVREAFDLDATLINLDHGWSNPAPRSAVNDLVSGARSLEALPSEVLETLWPTVTDTAVRAALAEAMGVPGDQLALVRNATEALDTVLLGVPLAPGDEVVCSSHDYYAMLDALEQRQRRDGVVLRWVDLPVPAPSLDALAEAYEAALTPRTKLVLLTHPSNLTGQLLPVRRIAEAAHAVGAGVVVDGAQSLGLIPESPADLGADYYGASLHKWFGAPVGMGVLWMRPEHVETVWPLVPSPPWVDGMGRFEWIGTSPEYVGPAVLPALALHATLGPERKAARLRYLTGYWRERAAAALPTARFYSRPDEEMSLGLCTIELPGLDAEAVKERLQQEHGLVVQPMGGLGRTPHIRGVRVSPNVYTTPAELDRLVAALVAVAAS; encoded by the coding sequence ATGACCGACCGCCGCACGTTCCTCGCCCACACCGCCGGCACGCTTGGCGTGCTCGCGCTCGCTCCCTCGGCGTGGGGCGCGGCCCACGAGGCCGCGCGGACGCTCACGTCCCGCCTCGACGTCGCGCTCGACCGACTCGGCCGGCCCGGCCCCGCCCGCCTGGCGGACGACGAGGCGTTCTGGGCCGAAGTCCGCGAGGCCTTCGACCTCGACGCCACGCTCATCAACCTCGACCACGGGTGGTCCAACCCGGCCCCGCGCTCGGCCGTCAACGACCTCGTGTCTGGGGCCCGCTCGCTCGAAGCGCTCCCCTCCGAGGTCCTCGAAACGCTCTGGCCCACCGTCACCGACACGGCCGTCCGCGCCGCCCTCGCGGAGGCGATGGGCGTTCCGGGCGACCAACTCGCCCTCGTCCGCAACGCGACCGAGGCGCTCGACACGGTCCTCCTCGGCGTGCCGCTGGCGCCCGGCGACGAGGTCGTCTGCTCGTCGCACGACTACTACGCCATGCTCGACGCGCTCGAGCAGCGCCAGCGCCGCGACGGCGTCGTGCTGCGGTGGGTGGACCTGCCCGTCCCGGCCCCGTCGCTCGACGCGCTGGCGGAGGCGTACGAAGCCGCCCTCACGCCGCGCACGAAGCTCGTCCTGCTCACGCACCCGAGCAACCTGACCGGCCAGCTCCTGCCCGTCCGTCGCATCGCCGAGGCGGCCCACGCCGTCGGCGCCGGGGTCGTCGTGGACGGGGCGCAGTCGCTCGGGCTCATCCCCGAGTCGCCGGCCGACCTCGGGGCCGACTACTACGGGGCGAGCCTCCACAAGTGGTTCGGGGCGCCCGTCGGGATGGGCGTGTTGTGGATGCGGCCCGAGCACGTGGAGACGGTGTGGCCGCTCGTGCCGTCGCCGCCGTGGGTGGACGGCATGGGGCGGTTCGAGTGGATCGGGACGAGCCCCGAGTACGTCGGCCCGGCGGTGCTTCCGGCGCTGGCGCTGCACGCCACGCTCGGCCCGGAACGCAAGGCGGCGCGGCTTCGATACCTGACCGGCTACTGGCGCGAGCGGGCCGCCGCCGCTCTCCCCACGGCTCGCTTCTACAGTCGGCCGGACGAGGAGATGAGCCTCGGACTCTGCACCATCGAACTGCCTGGGCTGGACGCCGAGGCGGTCAAGGAGCGCCTCCAGCAGGAGCACGGCCTCGTGGTGCAGCCGATGGGCGGGTTGGGCCGGACGCCCCACATCCGCGGCGTGCGCGTGAGCCCGAACGTCTACACCACCCCGGCCGAACTCGACCGGCTCGTCGCCGCCCTCGTCGCTGTGGCCGCCTCTTGA
- the chrA gene encoding chromate efflux transporter, which translates to MIQETPGTPKDERASHGIPFGEAVRVWVRVALYSFGGPAGQIAVMHRLLVEEKRWVSEDRFLHAMNYCMLLPGPEAQQLATYVGWLLHRTKGGLVAGGLFILPGFVSILVLSVLYAAFQETTLVQALFYGLKPAVLAVVVEAVVRIGRRALKNGVMVGLAALAFVAIFFLDVPFPVIVLGAGLVGFLGSRFREDLFLVIRGAEAKEGDSDSFATDGLVEATRPPIAQTVRTAGVWLFVWLAPLAVMAAVLGTSNVFVQEGLFFSKAAVVTFGGAYAVLAYIAQQAVDTYGWLRPGEMLDGLGMAETTPGPLVQVVQFVGFMGAYRFASGLDPVVAGVIGSVVTTWVTFAPCFLWIFLGAPYIEYLRGRKALTSALSAITAAVVGVILNLAVWFALHTLFGEVDEVVWNGVRLFRPVWASVDPAAVVIAVLSAVALFRFKVGMIQTLGLSAAAGIVYYWTFLA; encoded by the coding sequence ATGATCCAAGAGACCCCGGGGACCCCGAAGGACGAGCGGGCCTCGCACGGCATCCCATTCGGTGAGGCCGTCCGCGTGTGGGTCCGGGTCGCCCTGTACAGCTTTGGCGGGCCGGCGGGCCAGATCGCCGTGATGCACCGCCTCCTCGTCGAGGAGAAGCGGTGGGTGAGCGAGGACCGGTTCCTCCACGCAATGAACTACTGCATGCTGCTCCCTGGGCCCGAGGCCCAGCAGCTCGCCACCTACGTCGGGTGGCTGCTCCACCGGACGAAGGGCGGGCTCGTCGCTGGGGGGCTCTTTATCCTGCCCGGGTTCGTCTCGATCCTGGTGCTCAGCGTGCTGTACGCGGCGTTCCAGGAGACGACGCTCGTCCAGGCGCTCTTCTACGGGCTCAAGCCCGCCGTGCTGGCGGTGGTCGTGGAGGCCGTCGTCCGCATCGGGCGGCGGGCGCTCAAGAACGGGGTGATGGTCGGGCTGGCCGCCCTGGCGTTCGTGGCCATCTTCTTCCTCGACGTCCCGTTCCCGGTCATCGTGCTCGGCGCGGGGCTCGTCGGGTTCCTCGGCAGTCGGTTCCGCGAGGACCTGTTCCTCGTGATCCGGGGGGCCGAGGCGAAGGAGGGGGACTCCGACTCGTTCGCCACCGATGGCCTGGTCGAGGCGACCCGCCCCCCGATCGCGCAGACGGTCCGGACGGCGGGCGTCTGGCTGTTCGTTTGGCTCGCCCCGCTGGCCGTGATGGCGGCGGTGCTGGGGACGTCGAACGTGTTCGTCCAGGAGGGGCTGTTCTTCAGCAAGGCGGCCGTCGTGACCTTCGGCGGGGCCTACGCCGTGCTCGCCTACATCGCGCAGCAGGCCGTCGACACGTACGGGTGGCTCCGGCCGGGCGAGATGCTCGACGGGCTCGGGATGGCCGAGACGACGCCGGGCCCGCTCGTCCAGGTCGTCCAGTTCGTCGGCTTTATGGGGGCCTATCGCTTCGCGTCCGGGCTCGACCCGGTGGTGGCGGGCGTGATCGGCTCGGTCGTCACCACGTGGGTGACCTTCGCGCCGTGCTTCCTGTGGATCTTCCTTGGCGCGCCGTACATCGAGTATCTGCGTGGCAGGAAGGCGCTCACGAGCGCGCTCTCCGCCATCACGGCCGCCGTGGTCGGCGTGATCCTGAACCTCGCGGTGTGGTTCGCGCTCCACACCCTGTTCGGTGAGGTCGACGAGGTGGTCTGGAACGGCGTCCGGCTGTTCCGGCCCGTGTGGGCGTCCGTAGACCCGGCCGCCGTCGTCATCGCCGTGCTCTCGGCCGTCGCGCTCTTCCGGTTCAAGGTGGGCATGATCCAGACGCTGGGCCTGAGCGCCGCGGCAGGGATCGTCTACTACTGGACGTTCCTCGCGTGA
- a CDS encoding GNAT family N-acetyltransferase — translation MPSIRPARPAEADRLTEIALAAKRHWGYPETWMDAWRDALAFTPDGVEAHLVHVATEADDVPVACVALSVDGDAVELEHLWVEPAAMGRGLGRALFEHAVRVARDAGGTALFIDSDPFAEPFYQRMGAERVGWTRADVLGERRELPRLRFDL, via the coding sequence GTGCCCTCGATTCGCCCTGCCCGGCCCGCCGAGGCCGACCGACTGACGGAGATCGCCCTCGCGGCGAAGCGCCACTGGGGCTACCCGGAAACGTGGATGGACGCGTGGCGCGACGCCCTCGCGTTCACGCCGGATGGGGTCGAGGCCCACCTCGTCCACGTCGCCACCGAGGCGGACGACGTCCCGGTCGCCTGCGTCGCGCTGTCGGTCGATGGCGACGCGGTCGAGCTGGAGCACCTCTGGGTCGAGCCGGCGGCGATGGGCCGCGGCCTGGGGCGGGCGCTGTTCGAGCACGCCGTGCGGGTCGCTCGCGACGCTGGCGGCACGGCCCTCTTCATCGACTCCGACCCGTTCGCGGAGCCGTTCTACCAGCGGATGGGCGCCGAGCGCGTCGGGTGGACGCGGGCCGACGTCCTCGGCGAGCGGCGGGAGCTGCCTCGGCTGCGGTTCGACCTGTGA